In one Chloroflexota bacterium genomic region, the following are encoded:
- a CDS encoding O-antigen ligase family protein, producing MVNAYLARLQALVFGPDRRKARLAVWGICLLAALVVAAYVAALGPLYALAGVIALIGGTLMITSIQWGLYALIGIVCLLPFATFPFKIGFTPTFLDAALVVLFFVWLARLATGREQRFDASPIGLLVLLFVGLALATFARGLTHARLTPTALRHFIEIILGISLFFLVVNNVRRLSQVESLMRVLLLAGFGAAVIGIAFYTIPEAWTVRILNALGRFGYPGGYGALRYIEDNPTNPMRAIGTSVDPNVLGGLMILVTAVTAPQIAARFPLLPRRWIAVMLAAEGLCLYLTYSRGSLIGLAAALLLLGLVRYRRLLLVMIIGGGLLLLLPQAQTYVAHLLAGLRGQDRATQMRFGEYKDALRLISEYPWFGVGFVGTPRIDLYIGVSNLYLLIAEEMGLVGLSAFLLAMASFFWQLVKAWRRGLPERVESIVLGLGGAVFGGLVGGIFDHYLFNLTYPHMTSLFWFYMGLAMAVLRVVERREGEGRELESSRPASVSVSRVS from the coding sequence ATGGTCAACGCGTATCTGGCGCGCTTGCAGGCGCTGGTGTTCGGTCCCGATCGGAGGAAGGCCCGTCTGGCGGTGTGGGGGATATGCCTCTTGGCCGCTTTGGTGGTGGCCGCTTACGTGGCCGCGTTGGGACCCCTATACGCTCTGGCGGGCGTCATCGCCCTGATCGGGGGAACGCTCATGATCACCTCGATCCAGTGGGGCCTGTACGCCCTCATCGGCATCGTCTGTCTGTTGCCCTTCGCCACGTTTCCCTTCAAGATCGGCTTCACGCCCACCTTCCTGGACGCCGCGCTGGTCGTGCTGTTCTTCGTGTGGCTGGCCCGGTTGGCCACCGGCCGGGAGCAGCGATTTGATGCCTCGCCTATTGGGCTGCTGGTGCTGTTGTTCGTGGGATTGGCCCTGGCGACCTTCGCCCGGGGGTTGACTCATGCCCGGCTGACCCCCACCGCGCTCCGCCATTTCATCGAGATCATCCTGGGGATCTCCCTCTTCTTCCTGGTCGTCAACAACGTGCGTCGCCTCTCGCAGGTGGAGAGCCTCATGCGGGTGCTGTTACTGGCGGGCTTTGGGGCGGCCGTCATCGGCATCGCCTTCTATACGATCCCGGAGGCATGGACCGTGCGGATCCTCAACGCGCTGGGGCGCTTCGGTTATCCCGGGGGCTACGGCGCGTTGCGGTACATCGAGGACAATCCGACGAATCCCATGCGCGCCATCGGCACCTCCGTGGATCCCAACGTGTTGGGCGGACTGATGATCCTGGTGACGGCGGTGACGGCGCCTCAGATCGCTGCTCGCTTCCCCTTGCTGCCGCGACGATGGATCGCCGTGATGCTGGCGGCGGAGGGGCTGTGCCTGTATCTAACCTACTCGCGCGGCTCGTTGATAGGACTGGCGGCCGCGCTGCTGCTGTTGGGGCTTGTGCGTTATCGCCGGTTGCTGCTGGTGATGATCATCGGCGGCGGGCTTCTCCTGCTGCTGCCCCAGGCGCAGACGTACGTCGCCCATCTCCTGGCGGGACTGCGCGGTCAGGACCGGGCGACGCAGATGCGTTTCGGGGAGTATAAGGACGCGCTGCGCCTCATCTCCGAGTATCCCTGGTTCGGCGTGGGGTTCGTGGGGACGCCGCGCATCGATCTGTATATCGGCGTCTCCAACCTGTATTTGCTGATCGCGGAGGAGATGGGGCTTGTCGGGCTGTCAGCCTTCCTCCTCGCGATGGCTTCGTTCTTCTGGCAGTTGGTGAAGGCATGGCGGCGCGGGCTGCCGGAGCGCGTGGAGAGCATCGTCCTGGGGTTGGGAGGGGCGGTGTTCGGCGGCCTCGTGGGGGGGATCTTTGACCATTACCTCTTCAATCTCACCTATCCCCATATGACCAGCCTCTTCTGGTTTTACATGGGGCTGGCCATGGCCGTGCTGCGCGTGGTTGAAAGACGTGAGGGGGAGGGTAGGGAGCTTGAAAGCTCTCGCCCCGCCTCCGTCTCCGTGTCACGGGTGTCGTGA